From Rhinolophus sinicus isolate RSC01 linkage group LG15, ASM3656204v1, whole genome shotgun sequence, the proteins below share one genomic window:
- the GPRC5C gene encoding G-protein coupled receptor family C group 5 member C isoform X2, which produces MRGRGSKQQQLTCQLRQKLRSPSPTGKCDLPEPGGTQWEPGLGARMAIHKALLTCLGLPLLLFPGAQAQNHAPPGCSPDLNPLYYNLCDRSGAWGIILEAVAGAGVVTTFVLTIILVASLPFVQDTKKRSLLGTQVFFLLGTLGLFCLVFACVVKPDFSTCASRRFLFGVLFAICFSCLVAHVFALNFLARKNHGPRGWVIFIVALLLTLVEVIINTEWLVITLVRGGGEHGPLGNGSAGRAAASPCAIANMDFVMALIYVMLLLLGAFTGAWPTLCGRFKRWRKHGVFVLLTTAMSIAIWVVWIVMYTYGNQQHNSPTWDDPTLAIALAANAWAFVLFYVIPEVSQVTKASPEQSYQGDLYPTRGVGYDTILKEQKGQSMFVENKAFSMDEPASAKRPVSPYSGYNGQLLTSVYQPTEMALMHKGPSEGAYDVILPRATANSQVMGSANSTLRAEDMYAAQSHQVATPPKDDKNSQAQSPQNRTRW; this is translated from the exons GGACCCAGTGGGAGCCTGGCCTGGGAGCCAGGATGGCCATCCACAAAGCCTTGCTGACATGCTTGGGACTGCCTCTCCTCCTGTTCCCAGGGGCCCAGGCCCAGAACCATGCCCCACCTGGCTGCAGCCCGGACCTCAACCCCCTCTACTACAACCTATGTGACCGCTCCGGGGCTTGGGGCATCATTTTGGAGGCCGTAGCTGGGGCGGGCGTCGTCACGACCTTTGTCCTCACCATCATCCTCGTGGCCAGCCTCCCCTTTGTGCAGGACACCAAGAAGCGGAGCCTTCTGGGGACCCAAGTGTTCTTCCTGCTGGGAACCCTGGGTCTCTTCTGCCTCGTGTTTGCCTGCGTGGTGAAGCCTGATTTCTCCACCTGTGCCTCTCGGCGGTTCCTCTTTGGGGTCCTATTCGCCATCTGCTTCTCCTGCCTGGTGGCCCACGTCTTTGCCCTCAACTTCCTGGCCCGGAAGAACCATGGGCCCCGGGGCTGGGTCATCTTCATCGTGGCTCTGCTGCTGACCCTAGTGGAGGTCATCATCAACACGGAGTGGCTGGTCATTACCCTGGTCCGGGGAGGCGGCGAGCACGGGCCTCTGGGCAACGGCAGTGCCGGCAGGGCCGCGGCCTCCCCGTGCGCCATCGCCAACATGGATTTTGTCATGGCGCTGATCTACgtcatgctgctgctgctgggcgcCTTCACGGGGGCCTGGCCCACCCTGTGTGGCCGCTTCAAGCGCTGGCGTAAGCACGGGGTCTTCGTGCTGCTCACCACGGCCATGTCCATCGCCATCTGGGTGGTGTGGATTGTCATGTACACCTACGGCAACCAGCAGCACAACAGCCCCACCTGGGACGACCCCACGCTGGCCATTGCCCTCGCTGCCAATGCTTGGGCCTTTGTGCTCTTCTATGTCATCCCCGAGGTATCCCAGGTGACCAAGGCCAGCCCGGAGCAAAGCTACCAAGGGGACCTATACCCCACCCGGGGCGTGGGCTATGACACCATCCTGAAAGAGCAGAAGGGCCAGAGTATGTTTGTGGAGAACAAGGCATTTTCCATGGACGAGCCAGCCTCAG CCAAGAGACCAGTATCACCATATAGTGGGTACAACGGGCAGCTGCTGACCAGTGTGTACCAGCCCACTGAGATGGCCCTGATGCACAAAGGCCCG TCCGAAGGAGCTTACGACGTCATCCTCCCACGGGCCACCGCCAACAGCCAGGTGATGGGCAGTGCCAACTCAACCCTGCGGGCTGAAGACATGTATGCGGCCCAGAGCCACCAGGTGGCCACACCGCCAAAAGATGACAAGAACTCTCAG
- the GPRC5C gene encoding G-protein coupled receptor family C group 5 member C isoform X1 — translation MAIHKALLTCLGLPLLLFPGAQAQNHAPPGCSPDLNPLYYNLCDRSGAWGIILEAVAGAGVVTTFVLTIILVASLPFVQDTKKRSLLGTQVFFLLGTLGLFCLVFACVVKPDFSTCASRRFLFGVLFAICFSCLVAHVFALNFLARKNHGPRGWVIFIVALLLTLVEVIINTEWLVITLVRGGGEHGPLGNGSAGRAAASPCAIANMDFVMALIYVMLLLLGAFTGAWPTLCGRFKRWRKHGVFVLLTTAMSIAIWVVWIVMYTYGNQQHNSPTWDDPTLAIALAANAWAFVLFYVIPEVSQVTKASPEQSYQGDLYPTRGVGYDTILKEQKGQSMFVENKAFSMDEPASAKRPVSPYSGYNGQLLTSVYQPTEMALMHKGPSEGAYDVILPRATANSQVMGSANSTLRAEDMYAAQSHQVATPPKDDKNSQAQSPQNRTRW, via the exons ATGGCCATCCACAAAGCCTTGCTGACATGCTTGGGACTGCCTCTCCTCCTGTTCCCAGGGGCCCAGGCCCAGAACCATGCCCCACCTGGCTGCAGCCCGGACCTCAACCCCCTCTACTACAACCTATGTGACCGCTCCGGGGCTTGGGGCATCATTTTGGAGGCCGTAGCTGGGGCGGGCGTCGTCACGACCTTTGTCCTCACCATCATCCTCGTGGCCAGCCTCCCCTTTGTGCAGGACACCAAGAAGCGGAGCCTTCTGGGGACCCAAGTGTTCTTCCTGCTGGGAACCCTGGGTCTCTTCTGCCTCGTGTTTGCCTGCGTGGTGAAGCCTGATTTCTCCACCTGTGCCTCTCGGCGGTTCCTCTTTGGGGTCCTATTCGCCATCTGCTTCTCCTGCCTGGTGGCCCACGTCTTTGCCCTCAACTTCCTGGCCCGGAAGAACCATGGGCCCCGGGGCTGGGTCATCTTCATCGTGGCTCTGCTGCTGACCCTAGTGGAGGTCATCATCAACACGGAGTGGCTGGTCATTACCCTGGTCCGGGGAGGCGGCGAGCACGGGCCTCTGGGCAACGGCAGTGCCGGCAGGGCCGCGGCCTCCCCGTGCGCCATCGCCAACATGGATTTTGTCATGGCGCTGATCTACgtcatgctgctgctgctgggcgcCTTCACGGGGGCCTGGCCCACCCTGTGTGGCCGCTTCAAGCGCTGGCGTAAGCACGGGGTCTTCGTGCTGCTCACCACGGCCATGTCCATCGCCATCTGGGTGGTGTGGATTGTCATGTACACCTACGGCAACCAGCAGCACAACAGCCCCACCTGGGACGACCCCACGCTGGCCATTGCCCTCGCTGCCAATGCTTGGGCCTTTGTGCTCTTCTATGTCATCCCCGAGGTATCCCAGGTGACCAAGGCCAGCCCGGAGCAAAGCTACCAAGGGGACCTATACCCCACCCGGGGCGTGGGCTATGACACCATCCTGAAAGAGCAGAAGGGCCAGAGTATGTTTGTGGAGAACAAGGCATTTTCCATGGACGAGCCAGCCTCAG CCAAGAGACCAGTATCACCATATAGTGGGTACAACGGGCAGCTGCTGACCAGTGTGTACCAGCCCACTGAGATGGCCCTGATGCACAAAGGCCCG TCCGAAGGAGCTTACGACGTCATCCTCCCACGGGCCACCGCCAACAGCCAGGTGATGGGCAGTGCCAACTCAACCCTGCGGGCTGAAGACATGTATGCGGCCCAGAGCCACCAGGTGGCCACACCGCCAAAAGATGACAAGAACTCTCAG